A window of the Hordeum vulgare subsp. vulgare chromosome 5H, MorexV3_pseudomolecules_assembly, whole genome shotgun sequence genome harbors these coding sequences:
- the LOC123400056 gene encoding uncharacterized protein LOC123400056 yields the protein MSRALALAALLLLAALAAADSSAESIPFAKEVAGGAEAAKNAGVTGATAFKEAGTDAASAAAGGATAPVDPDPASGIKADPAPARR from the coding sequence ATGTCTCGCGCGCTCGCCCTCGCGGCCCTCCTGCtgctcgccgccctcgccgccgcGGACAGCAGCGCGGAGTCCATCCCCTTCGCCAAGGAGGTCGCCGGCGGCGCCGAGGCGGCCAAGAACGCCGGCGTGACCGGCGCCACCGCGTTCAAGGAGGCCGGCACGGACGCCGCCTCGGCGGCCGCCGGGGGCGCCACCGCGCCCGTGGACCCCGACCCGGCCAGCGGCATCAAGGCCGACCCCGCGCCCGCCAGGCGCTGA
- the LOC123399033 gene encoding 30S ribosomal protein S6-like, with product MARRTALILAAVLLVALAVAPLTKAKKAAKDKEEKAADAPAADAPAADSPAEGPSDGPAAAPGPEGISGLSDDNDDDDDK from the coding sequence ATGGCCCGCCGCACAGCCCTCATCCTCGCCGCGGTCCTCCTCGTCGCCCTTGCCGTCGCACCATTGACCAAGGCCAAGAAGGCCgccaaggacaaggaggagaaggccgccGACGCCCCCGCGGCCGACGCGCCGGCCGCCGACTCGCCCGCGGAGGGGCCCTCCGATGGACCGGCGGCTGCCCCCGGGCCCGAGGGCATCTCCGGACTCtcggacgacaatgacgacgacgacgacaagtga